A stretch of Rhodoferax potami DNA encodes these proteins:
- a CDS encoding serine hydrolase: MLKRIIIQLSAAGLMASVLLLPFSALATTQSKKATAKTSQVKASQSKKVAVKAVRKQKAVPATKRVSTKKPVAKNIKKAVVAVAPKPSYGQLAGLHGKQDALDLKSSVAFVVDQDTKEVLFSKNENAVLPIASITKLMTGVLISEARLPMEESIEITQADVDTEKGSSSRLRVGTELSRGELLHLALMASENRAAHALGRTYPGGLQHFVSLMNRKAKLLGMADTQYVEPTGLSSRNQSSAKDLATLVSYAYSDQTLRELSTSTGYQVEVGNRTLQYNNTNRLVKNPAWEIGLQKTGYIAEAGQCLVMQAKISGRKLIMVFLDSAGKLTRIADAERVRKWVETGHPVATKGSPLALKGFDSRIATN; encoded by the coding sequence ATGTTGAAACGCATCATTATTCAACTCAGCGCCGCAGGTCTTATGGCTTCCGTGCTGCTACTTCCTTTCTCAGCACTTGCCACAACGCAGAGCAAGAAAGCTACAGCCAAAACTTCGCAAGTGAAGGCTTCGCAAAGCAAAAAGGTGGCAGTCAAGGCGGTACGCAAACAAAAGGCGGTTCCCGCTACCAAGCGGGTCTCAACCAAAAAGCCTGTAGCCAAAAATATCAAAAAGGCCGTAGTCGCCGTCGCTCCGAAACCTTCTTACGGGCAGCTCGCAGGCTTGCATGGCAAGCAAGACGCCTTGGACTTGAAGTCGAGCGTCGCCTTCGTGGTGGACCAAGACACCAAGGAAGTGCTTTTCAGTAAAAACGAGAACGCAGTGCTTCCGATCGCGTCGATCACTAAATTGATGACCGGAGTGCTCATTAGCGAAGCACGGCTTCCGATGGAAGAGTCCATCGAAATTACCCAAGCTGATGTAGATACCGAGAAAGGCAGCTCCTCGCGTTTGCGCGTAGGCACTGAGTTGTCACGCGGTGAGCTACTTCACCTTGCCTTGATGGCGAGTGAAAACCGAGCTGCGCATGCACTGGGCAGGACGTACCCTGGTGGCTTGCAGCATTTTGTCAGCTTGATGAACCGCAAAGCCAAGCTATTGGGCATGGCAGACACGCAGTATGTGGAGCCCACAGGGCTGAGCAGCCGCAATCAGTCCAGCGCCAAGGATTTGGCTACTCTGGTGAGTTATGCCTACAGCGATCAAACTTTGCGTGAACTGTCTACCTCAACCGGCTATCAAGTTGAAGTGGGCAACCGTACCTTGCAATACAACAACACCAATCGCTTGGTGAAAAACCCTGCGTGGGAAATCGGACTGCAAAAGACGGGCTACATTGCTGAAGCAGGGCAGTGTTTGGTGATGCAAGCAAAAATATCAGGCCGAAAACTTATCATGGTTTTTCTGGACTCTGCGGGTAAGCTGACGCGAATTGCTGACGCGGAACGTGTGCGCAAGTGGGTGGAAACAGGTCACCCAGTCGCTACGAAAGGCTCACCGCTCGCCCTCAAAGGATTCGATAGTCGTATCGCGACAAACTGA
- a CDS encoding 2-isopropylmalate synthase, which translates to MSDKLIIFDTTLRDGEQSPGASMTRDEKLRIARQLERLRVDVIEAGFAASSNGDFEAVQLIANSIKDSTVCSLSRANDRDIARAAEALKGANSARIHTFIATSALHMEKKLRMSPEQVLEQAKQSVRFARNLVADIEFSPEDGYRSDPDFLCRVLEAVIAEGATTINVPDTVGYAVPELYGNFIKSLRERIPNSDKAIWSVHCHNDLGMAVANSLAGVKIGGARQVECTVNGLGERAGNCSLEEIVMAVKTRKDYFGLELGIDATHILAASRMVSQTTGFVVQPNKAVVGANAFAHASGIHQDGVLKARDTYEIMRAEDVGWTANKIVLGKLSGRNAFKQRLQELGVQLGSETEINAAFSRFKELADRKSEIFDEDILALIGDESVSSEIEQYGFVSLSQHSETGERPQATIVFTSGGKEMKGASDGNGPVDASLKAIESLVQSGAEMVLYSVNAISGSTESQGEVTVRLQNSGRVVNGVGSDPDIVVASAKAYLSALNKLQSKSDRVAAQG; encoded by the coding sequence ATGTCTGACAAACTGATTATTTTTGACACCACTTTGCGCGATGGCGAACAGTCGCCCGGCGCCTCGATGACCCGTGACGAGAAGTTGCGTATTGCCCGTCAGCTGGAACGCTTGCGCGTGGACGTGATCGAGGCCGGTTTTGCTGCAAGTTCAAATGGTGATTTCGAGGCAGTGCAGCTGATTGCCAACTCGATCAAGGATTCCACCGTGTGCTCGCTGTCGCGTGCAAACGACCGTGATATTGCCCGAGCTGCCGAGGCGCTCAAGGGCGCCAACAGCGCGCGAATCCACACCTTTATTGCGACTTCTGCACTGCATATGGAGAAAAAGCTCCGCATGTCGCCTGAGCAAGTGCTGGAACAGGCCAAACAGTCCGTGCGCTTCGCGCGTAACCTGGTCGCTGATATCGAGTTCAGCCCGGAAGACGGTTACCGCAGCGACCCTGACTTTTTGTGCCGCGTTCTCGAAGCTGTGATTGCTGAGGGGGCCACCACCATCAACGTACCCGATACGGTCGGTTATGCGGTGCCTGAGCTGTATGGCAACTTCATCAAATCATTGCGCGAACGCATTCCGAACTCCGACAAAGCGATCTGGTCGGTGCACTGCCACAACGACTTGGGTATGGCGGTCGCCAACTCCTTGGCCGGGGTGAAAATTGGAGGAGCTCGTCAGGTGGAGTGCACCGTGAATGGCTTGGGTGAGCGGGCCGGAAATTGCAGTCTGGAAGAGATTGTGATGGCCGTCAAGACCCGTAAAGACTATTTCGGGCTGGAACTAGGTATTGACGCGACGCACATCCTCGCAGCAAGCCGCATGGTGAGTCAGACCACCGGTTTTGTTGTACAGCCCAATAAAGCGGTGGTCGGTGCCAACGCGTTTGCCCATGCCTCTGGCATTCACCAAGACGGCGTTTTGAAGGCCCGTGATACCTATGAAATCATGCGCGCGGAAGATGTGGGCTGGACGGCCAACAAAATCGTGCTGGGCAAGCTGAGCGGCCGCAATGCTTTCAAACAACGTCTGCAGGAGTTGGGGGTCCAACTCGGCAGCGAGACTGAGATCAACGCAGCGTTTTCCCGTTTCAAGGAACTGGCCGATCGTAAAAGCGAAATTTTCGACGAAGACATCCTTGCGCTGATTGGCGACGAGAGTGTGTCGTCGGAGATCGAGCAATATGGTTTCGTTTCATTGTCTCAGCACAGTGAAACAGGGGAGCGGCCCCAAGCCACGATTGTGTTTACCTCTGGAGGCAAGGAGATGAAGGGTGCTTCTGATGGCAATGGCCCCGTCGATGCGTCGCTGAAAGCGATCGAGTCTCTGGTGCAAAGTGGGGCTGAGATGGTCTTGTACTCGGTGAACGCGATCAGCGGGTCGACGGAAAGTCAAGGCGAAGTGACAGTACGACTGCAAAACAGCGGTCGTGTGGTCAACGGAGTCGGGTCTGATCCGGACATCGTGGTGGCGTCGGCGAAAGCTTACTTGAGTGCTTTGAATAAGCTGCAAAGCAAGTCAGACCGTGTTGCGGCACAGGGGTGA